One window of Pseudomonas sp. FP198 genomic DNA carries:
- a CDS encoding oxidoreductase, with protein MSNRKTWLVTGCSTGFGRYIAEHLLKQDERVVVTARKVKQVQDLGRLGEALVLPLDVTDPQQARDAVAATEREFGTVDVLVNNAGIGYFAAVEETDPQAARRLLEVNLFGTANMIHAALPGMRRRRQGMIVNLTSIGGLAGFPAVGYYCASKFAVEGLSDALRAEVEPLGIRVMTVQPSAFRTEWAGSAAEVSEPIDDYDATAGAARRAYHASVGRQEGDPARAAAAIYTAVNAEQPPQRLLLGNRAFEVAMAKLSAMQEEFRAWEATARGADFPGLER; from the coding sequence ATGAGCAATCGTAAAACCTGGCTGGTCACCGGCTGTTCCACTGGTTTTGGTCGATACATTGCCGAGCATCTGCTCAAGCAGGATGAGCGCGTAGTCGTCACCGCCCGCAAAGTCAAGCAAGTGCAGGACCTGGGCCGCCTCGGCGAAGCCCTGGTGCTGCCGCTCGATGTCACTGACCCACAGCAGGCCCGCGACGCAGTGGCCGCCACCGAACGAGAATTTGGTACGGTCGACGTGTTGGTCAATAACGCTGGTATCGGTTATTTCGCCGCGGTCGAGGAAACCGATCCGCAGGCAGCGCGTCGGCTCCTGGAGGTCAACCTGTTCGGTACCGCGAACATGATCCACGCGGCGCTACCAGGCATGCGTCGGCGGCGGCAGGGGATGATCGTCAACCTGACATCCATCGGCGGGCTCGCCGGCTTTCCTGCGGTGGGTTATTACTGCGCGAGCAAGTTTGCCGTGGAAGGGCTCAGCGATGCCTTGCGGGCCGAAGTCGAACCGCTCGGCATCCGAGTCATGACCGTGCAACCCAGCGCGTTTCGCACCGAGTGGGCCGGCTCGGCAGCCGAGGTAAGCGAGCCGATCGATGACTATGACGCCACCGCAGGCGCCGCACGCCGCGCTTATCACGCCTCGGTCGGCAGGCAGGAAGGCGACCCGGCGCGTGCGGCCGCGGCGATCTATACCGCGGTCAATGCCGAGCAGCCGCCTCAGCGGTTGCTATTGGGCAATCGCGCGTTCGAAGTGGCGATGGCCAAGCTGTCCGCCATGCAGGAAGAGTTTCGCGCGTGGGAGGCCACGGCGCGTGGAGCTGATTTTCCTGGTCTGGAGCGCTGA
- a CDS encoding SDR family NAD(P)-dependent oxidoreductase yields the protein MSDIKHNIPHEVEGKVALVTGAASGIGKAISLLLHARGAKVIAEDINPAVNELARPGLVPLVADITADGAAERAVGLAIEQFGRLDILVNNAGIIINKRVVDMTRQDWERIQAVNATAAFLHSREAVKAMMPNKSGAIVNIASYASYFAFPTIAAYTASKGALAQLTRTLALEVIEHGIRVNAVGVGDVVTNILNDVVEDGPQFLAQHGEAAPIGRAAQPEEIAEVVAFLASDRASFMVGSVVMADGGMTVTAG from the coding sequence ATGAGCGATATCAAACACAACATTCCCCACGAAGTCGAAGGCAAGGTCGCCCTGGTCACCGGCGCCGCCAGCGGTATCGGCAAGGCCATTTCCCTGTTGCTGCATGCCCGTGGCGCCAAGGTGATCGCCGAGGACATCAACCCCGCCGTCAACGAGCTGGCCCGCCCGGGACTGGTGCCGCTGGTGGCCGACATCACCGCGGACGGTGCCGCCGAGCGCGCGGTGGGCCTGGCGATCGAGCAGTTTGGCCGGCTGGATATCCTGGTCAATAACGCCGGCATCATCATCAATAAACGGGTAGTCGACATGACGCGCCAGGACTGGGAACGCATCCAGGCGGTCAACGCCACTGCGGCGTTTCTGCATTCACGCGAAGCGGTCAAGGCAATGATGCCCAACAAGTCCGGGGCCATCGTCAACATCGCCTCCTATGCCTCCTATTTCGCTTTCCCGACCATCGCCGCCTACACCGCGTCCAAGGGCGCCCTCGCGCAGTTGACCCGCACGCTGGCGCTGGAAGTCATCGAGCATGGCATCCGGGTCAATGCGGTCGGCGTTGGCGACGTGGTCACCAATATCCTCAATGACGTGGTCGAGGATGGCCCGCAATTTCTCGCCCAGCACGGCGAAGCCGCCCCCATCGGCCGGGCCGCGCAACCTGAAGAAATCGCCGAGGTGGTCGCCTTCCTGGCCTCGGACCGCGCCAGCTTCATGGTCGGCTCGGTGGTCATGGCTGACGGCGGCATGACTGTCACCGCCGGCTGA
- a CDS encoding sorbosone dehydrogenase family protein — MKPRIALTALSMALLLSACGGEGDATQARGPDPKLPEPQRGLLPSMKIAEPVPWGEQKPTVPQGYEITAIATDLKIPRQTLVLPNGDILVAEGRGGNAAKLKPKDVIASVIKAKGNTQVKGGNRLTLLRDADGDGTYELKTVFAENLNAPYGLAFADGKLYVANQDALVRFDYEEGQTKAGGPPTKVTDLPSEINHHWTKALAISPDGRSLYVGIGSNSNVTERGMEVEIDRAMVWQIDAETGAHRPYATGLRNPTALKVEPGSGQLWAVVNERDELGPDLVPDYLTSVREGAFYGWPYSYWGQNVDPRAQPQDPQKVAAAVKPDYSLGSHVAALGVDFSIPAMGEQFAEGAFVGEHGSWNRDQPVGYKVIFVPFRNGRPAGEPVDFATGFRGDDGKTRGRPVGVTVDPRGALIIADDLANTVWRVTRKP, encoded by the coding sequence ATGAAACCGCGCATCGCATTGACAGCCTTGAGCATGGCGCTGTTGCTGAGCGCGTGCGGAGGGGAAGGGGACGCCACTCAGGCACGCGGTCCGGACCCCAAATTGCCGGAGCCCCAGCGCGGGTTGTTGCCCAGCATGAAAATCGCCGAGCCGGTGCCCTGGGGCGAGCAGAAACCAACGGTGCCGCAAGGCTACGAGATCACCGCGATCGCCACCGACCTGAAGATTCCGCGCCAGACCCTGGTGTTGCCCAACGGCGATATCCTGGTGGCCGAAGGCCGTGGCGGAAACGCCGCGAAGCTCAAGCCCAAGGATGTGATTGCCAGCGTCATCAAGGCCAAGGGCAACACCCAGGTCAAGGGCGGCAATCGTCTGACCTTGTTGCGCGACGCTGACGGTGACGGCACCTACGAGCTCAAGACGGTCTTCGCCGAAAACCTCAACGCACCCTATGGCCTGGCGTTTGCCGACGGCAAGCTGTACGTCGCCAACCAGGACGCACTGGTGCGCTTCGATTATGAAGAGGGCCAGACCAAGGCCGGCGGGCCACCCACCAAAGTCACCGACCTGCCCTCCGAGATCAACCACCACTGGACCAAGGCACTGGCCATCAGTCCCGACGGACGCTCGCTGTACGTTGGCATCGGTTCGAACAGCAACGTCACCGAACGCGGCATGGAAGTCGAAATCGACCGGGCCATGGTCTGGCAGATCGACGCCGAGACGGGCGCCCACAGACCCTATGCGACAGGTCTGCGCAACCCGACGGCGCTGAAGGTCGAGCCTGGCTCCGGACAGTTGTGGGCGGTGGTCAACGAGCGTGACGAGTTGGGCCCCGACCTGGTGCCGGATTACCTGACATCGGTGCGCGAGGGCGCGTTCTATGGCTGGCCCTATAGCTATTGGGGGCAGAACGTCGATCCGCGCGCGCAGCCGCAGGATCCGCAAAAAGTCGCCGCAGCGGTCAAACCCGACTACAGCCTCGGGTCCCACGTCGCGGCACTCGGTGTCGATTTCTCCATCCCGGCCATGGGCGAGCAATTCGCCGAAGGCGCCTTCGTGGGTGAGCACGGCAGTTGGAACCGCGACCAGCCGGTGGGCTACAAGGTCATTTTCGTGCCGTTTCGCAACGGTCGTCCCGCCGGTGAGCCGGTGGACTTCGCCACGGGTTTTCGCGGTGACGATGGCAAGACCCGTGGGCGGCCCGTGGGTGTGACCGTTGATCCGCGCGGTGCGTTGATCATCGCCGATGACCTGGCGAACACCGTGTGGCGGGTGACTCGCAAGCCATGA
- a CDS encoding DUF2231 domain-containing protein: protein MTVTTHPLYRSTPGPLHAVLLAGSVPLFLGALLNDIAYYKTYQIQWSNFASWLIAGGLLFCGLALLFALVNLIRAERKAGRPVVYFLLLLVTWVLGLINAFEHAKDAWAIMPQGLVLSVAVSVLACAAAWVGLTNLRSGGEQ, encoded by the coding sequence ATGACCGTTACCACCCATCCCCTCTACCGAAGCACGCCAGGTCCGCTTCACGCGGTCCTGCTCGCCGGTAGCGTTCCGTTGTTTCTCGGGGCGCTGCTCAATGACATCGCGTACTACAAGACCTACCAGATCCAATGGAGCAATTTCGCCTCCTGGCTGATTGCCGGCGGACTGCTGTTCTGTGGGTTGGCCTTGCTGTTTGCGCTGGTCAATCTGATCCGTGCGGAGCGCAAGGCCGGGCGTCCCGTGGTGTATTTCCTGCTGTTGCTGGTGACTTGGGTACTCGGGCTGATCAATGCCTTTGAACATGCCAAGGACGCCTGGGCCATCATGCCCCAGGGCCTGGTTCTGTCAGTCGCCGTCAGCGTGTTGGCCTGCGCTGCGGCGTGGGTCGGGCTGACCAATCTGCGTTCCGGAGGTGAGCAATGA
- a CDS encoding LysR family transcriptional regulator: protein MDRLQAMQVFRRIVELGGFGKAADDLGLPRATVSLLIQQLEGHLGVQLLQRTTRQVRATLDGEAYYQRCGQLLDELDDLETSLSAQRSQPRGTLRVDMPIAFGCTWIVPNLADFYRRYPQLKLDLGFHDRLVHLQREGVDCAVRAGAISDQALVARPIVRLCQVTCASPGYLARSGTPVALEDLAEHRAIGFASGNGRYFPFEFEVAGQVRELQMSSELTVNNADGYVTACEAGFGLIQAPRYHVQRQIAEGRLIEVLSDHPVPSWPISVVYPPHRQLSPRVRVFIDWLIELLHGAADADESLMVRV from the coding sequence ATGGATCGACTACAGGCAATGCAGGTGTTCCGGCGCATCGTCGAACTGGGCGGTTTCGGCAAGGCGGCCGACGATCTGGGTTTGCCCCGGGCTACCGTCAGCCTGTTGATCCAGCAACTGGAGGGGCATCTGGGGGTGCAACTGCTACAGCGCACCACGCGGCAGGTGCGCGCAACCCTGGACGGCGAAGCCTATTACCAGCGCTGCGGCCAGTTGCTCGATGAACTGGATGACCTGGAAACCTCGCTGTCGGCGCAACGCAGCCAACCTCGCGGCACCCTGCGCGTGGACATGCCCATCGCCTTCGGCTGCACATGGATCGTGCCGAACCTGGCGGACTTCTATCGGCGCTATCCGCAATTGAAACTGGACCTGGGGTTTCATGACCGGTTGGTTCATCTGCAGCGTGAAGGCGTGGATTGCGCCGTTCGGGCCGGCGCCATCAGCGACCAGGCGCTGGTGGCGCGACCGATCGTGCGGTTGTGCCAGGTGACTTGCGCCAGCCCTGGCTACTTGGCCCGTTCAGGTACGCCTGTGGCGCTGGAGGACCTGGCAGAGCACCGCGCCATCGGTTTCGCGTCCGGTAACGGTCGCTATTTCCCGTTCGAATTCGAAGTGGCAGGGCAGGTGCGCGAATTGCAGATGTCATCCGAGCTGACCGTCAACAACGCCGACGGCTACGTAACGGCTTGTGAGGCAGGATTCGGCCTGATCCAGGCGCCGCGTTACCACGTGCAACGGCAGATCGCCGAGGGGCGGTTGATCGAGGTACTGAGCGATCATCCGGTGCCGTCATGGCCGATTTCAGTGGTCTACCCGCCTCATCGACAGCTGTCGCCGAGGGTAAGGGTGTTCATCGATTGGCTGATCGAATTGCTGCATGGCGCGGCGGATGCGGACGAGTCCCTGATGGTGCGGGTTTAA
- a CDS encoding aldo/keto reductase: protein MITRQLGHQGPHVSAIGLGCMGMSDFYTTGTDERESIATLHRAVELGVTLFDTADMYGPHTNEELLGRALRGKREGIYLASKFGLVRSDDPHARGVNGHPEYVRQSIDGSLKRLGTDYLDLYYQHRIDPQVPVEETIGAMAELVKAGKVRHIGISEASAETIQRAHAVHPLAAVQSEYSLWSREPEHNGVLDTCRRLGIAFVAYSPLGRGFLTGELKTPDDFAADDYRRFNPRFLADNFQRNLALVERVKALAEQKQISASQLALGWVLAQGSNVIPIPGTKQRKYLESNVAAASVFLSAEELAQLDAIFGAQGAVAGERYSAEVMTLLDG, encoded by the coding sequence ATGATCACTCGCCAACTTGGCCATCAAGGTCCCCACGTCAGCGCCATCGGCCTGGGCTGCATGGGCATGTCGGATTTCTACACCACGGGCACCGACGAGCGCGAATCCATCGCCACGCTCCACCGCGCCGTTGAGCTGGGCGTGACCCTGTTCGACACGGCCGACATGTACGGGCCGCACACCAACGAAGAACTGCTCGGACGCGCCTTGCGCGGCAAGCGTGAAGGCATCTACCTGGCGAGCAAGTTCGGCCTGGTGCGCAGCGATGATCCGCATGCCCGGGGCGTCAATGGTCACCCCGAATACGTCCGGCAGTCGATCGATGGCAGCCTCAAGCGCCTGGGTACCGATTACCTTGACCTCTACTATCAGCATCGCATCGACCCACAGGTACCCGTCGAAGAAACCATCGGCGCCATGGCCGAGCTGGTCAAGGCCGGCAAGGTCCGCCACATCGGGATTTCGGAGGCCAGCGCCGAGACCATTCAGCGGGCCCATGCCGTGCACCCGTTGGCAGCGGTGCAAAGCGAATACTCGCTGTGGTCCAGGGAGCCGGAACACAACGGCGTGCTCGACACCTGCCGACGCCTGGGGATCGCTTTTGTCGCCTACAGCCCCTTGGGCCGCGGCTTCCTGACAGGCGAGCTGAAGACCCCGGACGATTTTGCCGCAGACGATTACCGCCGCTTCAACCCGCGTTTCCTGGCCGACAATTTCCAGCGCAACCTGGCCTTGGTCGAACGGGTCAAGGCGTTGGCTGAGCAGAAGCAGATCAGCGCCTCGCAACTGGCCTTGGGCTGGGTGCTGGCCCAGGGCAGCAATGTGATCCCGATCCCCGGCACCAAGCAGCGCAAGTACCTGGAAAGCAACGTCGCTGCCGCCAGCGTCTTCCTGAGCGCCGAGGAGCTGGCTCAGCTGGATGCTATTTTCGGTGCCCAAGGCGCGGTGGCTGGCGAACGCTACAGCGCCGAGGTGATGACCTTGCTCGACGGCTGA